The Nicotiana tabacum cultivar K326 chromosome 5, ASM71507v2, whole genome shotgun sequence sequence ATACCACCCCCACCCATAAGGGTGAATCTGCCCTGCTTCTACGgtttgaacccgtgacctatagatcacacgaaaaaaaatattgaattatatataacattaaaaagaaaaacaaacacaagcaagcaagaaaagagaaaaaaaacaacaagtaagcaagaaaagaaaaataaaaagaaaaccaGACCAGATACCTTTCATCAGTTTAAACTTGTTGATGAGCATtgcaattttaattttttttttcaatgggGAGAGGCTTTCTACCCAACTATAAATTCCTCCATATATAAATTTTCTATAAGATCCGTGGATTTCACATTTTCTCCAACTTTTTCTTGTGACATTATaacaaaaataagagaaaatatcGTTCTTCACTTTGGTGAGTAATATAATCTCTTTAGGAATGAATATAATCTCTTCATCGTACGTCAGGGAACAAAAGTGCATTCTAGGGCACTCCATTTTCTCAGAAACAATGGGAAAGACAGTTCGGTGCACTAAACTTTCGCTATACGTGAGGACCGATAAAGGGTTGGaccacaaggatctattgtaCACGACTTTACTGTGTATTTCTACAAAATACTGTTTTCACGTCTCGAACAACTTTACCCGTTACAGTTACGTCAAGGCTTCCCTTAAAAACAATGGGAAACCCAATAATGATATTCCTCTGCCATACTTCATGTTGACCTTTTCCTAAAATCCACAAATTAATCTCTCCATTAATCATCGTATTTTCAAGGACTGCTAGTTTTCCTTTCAGTTCTATTAGGTTATAGTAAGGTTTGTTTTGATGTAAAGCTCCCCACAATGTAATAGTTCCGAAACTTTTAGCTTTCACATCAAATCCAATGTAAatcttttttatataataattacttatacaacaacaacaacaataataataataataataagagttTTGTGGCCTTTGAATTTTGGGGCCTAAGGCAATGGCCTCACTTGCGTACCCTTTAGAGCCGCCCCTgactggaactttccgcgtgttggagttccagcataatatgctggaagttcatacacagatgcaccaatctccagtatattatgctggaactttccgtattacagcaaaatagtggctatttttttaatgactttgcaaacgctagctatttttgaataaccagtctgaaaattggctagcccgtgctattttaactaCTACTCCCTcaattccaatttatgtgaacctgtttgactgggcgcggagtttaagaaaaagtgaagacttttagaatttgtggtcctaaacaagtcaaaaaggggcctacagtatttgtgtggttataaaaccttctcattaagggtagaattgtaagtttacgctaaattgtttaatttagaaatgagtcatttttttttgaacggaccaaaaaaagaaataagttcacataaatcgaaacggagggagtaataggTAACTTTTGGCATTAGGCCCATGGAGGGAGTAATCGGAACATGGTTGCACCAccaaaaaagtaagaaaaaagaaGCACTAAGTGGGAATCAATTGATGTTCCTTTGGATAAAGGATTCAAGTAGGTGTACCATTCAATTTTTTTGGAATATGGGGTCAACCgataatattaaattaattttacaaatatatacataaatactTAGTTTGGCGAAAAGATCATGGGTTCACGTGTACCGCAAAAAGAGCCTAAATCCACCCCTGGAAATACACCCCTCAGTTTAGTGTACAAGCTGTTTAATAGAGAACTTAGCCATCTCTTTTAAATTAAACCAAAACACATTTCCTCACAAGTTTACCTAACAAACGGTTTGCTCAATTTTCCTCTGAATCTTCTTCAACCTTTTCCATAACTTCCTCTACTCTGCTTCTCCGTATTAATGTATCTGTCCGTACAATGGCCATTACAGGTGAATCTTCCATAAGTGTAAAGTGAAAAGGGGGAGAGATTATCAGAGTAAGAAACTCACGATATTCACATACTTCAACCAGACGACAATTATTCAAAACGTTTCCCTGGTTATCATAGATGTAGATTATCTAATGAATTTCATTTTTggcatgaataaataaataatacgtaaataaattaaacaagttCAGTAGAAATACTTAATAATATGTGCAATGGTTCTTATATACCCTTTTACTGAACCTATATATCATAACAAAAGGCCCTAACATGATAATCACATGTACCAGACTTCACGAACTATTCAATTTCCTCTTGTTGAATTCAACGATATAGTAGTTATGCATATAAGAATCATATAACTTAACACAGTTTTTCAGAAGTCAACCATACAATGGATGTTGAAGATTCATTCAAACGACTTACCTCTAATTCTGTCAAAGGCATAAACTTTAAGCATGTCGCTTCCCGAACTCTCTAATTGCTCTTTCTGGATCTGCTCAGCAAAAGTCACAAGGGAAGGAATACATCCATGCAACTCAATTTGCTGCAGTGTCACACTATCTGTGAATCCTCGAGGAATCTCTCTTAAGTACCTGCAATTTCTGATAATTACGCGCTCAAGGCATGGGAAATAATCTTCAGCGGCTATCCAGTAAACAAGATTCAACTCCTCAAGGAGCAAGAATTTTAGTTCAGGAAATCCCATCTCTGTTACTTCCCATGCTGTTGTTAAACGAAAGGCTCCGTTCTTCAATTGGAGCACGTTGAGTTTGGGCAACATGCTAATGGTTGTCATGTCCTTCCACATCAATCCAGTGCCGTTAAGTGTCAGCTTTTTGAGATTTGGCGGGAAAGAATCCAGACGTGGAAGCCTTACGAAACTAGACATGTAAGATTTAATACTTAGCTCCTCGAGCTCATGTAAATATATTAGATTATCTAGGCATCTGGACTTACCATCATATTCATCGTTTTTgtcaaaaatccccaattttttcacTTTCTTAATCCcttcaaatatttcttttgtGCAACAAGAAGAACTCAACCCATAAACACTTTGCAAGTTTTCCAAAACACGATACTTAACTTCATTAGCTGATACCTTTGGAGGAGAACTCAAATATATCTTCGAGGAGTGGAGATGCCTCAATTGAGACATTTCCCAAATTTCATTTGATAAATATATAGTATTTGGAAAATACTGAGGGAAAACAAAGGTCTGTAAATTCCAAAGTTTAGAAATTGGTAGATCTTTAGGAATCGTACGAATTATCATAGCCAAATACCTTAAAGAAACTAGGTGTACTATTTCTCTAGGTAAATGGTCGAAGCCCACTTTTTCCAAGTCCAATACTCTAAGAAGTTTGAAATGGTTTAGTCTTAATGCAAGATAATCTATGCTTATGGTGATAGAAATATGAAGAGAACGCGTTTTGCTATGAGTAAGATTATCAAAacgaaaggaagaagaaaaacctCGCATTGAATGAAGTGACAGCCACCGACGACCTTTAGGGAAAACTGTTCGGTGTCCTTTTGAAATTGGGGGATTAACAACATATAAGAGATTCTCCTTTTCAGCTTCTCTCAAGCATAAATCATGGAGAAGATCATGAATCCTGCATGTCTTGGTTTTGCCATCCAAACTTCGCTTGCTAACAACAACTAGACTCTTATCGATAAGATCATGTAAAAGACTAGAACCCAATTTCTCCAGCTCCTTGAGCCCCTTTAGCTCTAAGAGCCCTTCAGCAACCCATAATCTAATCAACTTTTTCACAGAAATTTCATTT is a genomic window containing:
- the LOC107830092 gene encoding putative late blight resistance protein homolog R1A-10 isoform X2, giving the protein MKDLLKKVKDVAHKVEDEVESHIQREAQKKLLKMLQRVFHLPTKAHERLLKILQRAIKDIDSVNKELMKLRENNMRPGNCSLGASTSSQSHASTLENEMVGYNIEQELILGQLRGHSSQLEVISIFGMGGIGKSTFAKRIFSDPSIVSFFDVRGWIVVSKDYNIRKMLLSLLKDVGMNEEADSKSDGELSNCLQKSDGELEDGLQKIDDALADRLQKSLKGRRYLIVVDDIWSTEAWDEIKLWFPDNSNRSRILLTTRDMNVAQYASFPNDPFPMRLLKPKESWHLFCQKAFGKKGCPTEVENVARVIVENCQGLPLIISVVAGTLSSKKTLDTWREVAQNVSSLVNLDDYERCSGVLASSYSYLPSHLKACFLYFGAFPKANEISVKKLIRLWVAEGLLELKGLKELEKLGSSLLHDLIDKSLVVVSKRSLDGKTKTCRIHDLLHDLCLREAEKENLLYVVNPPISKGHRTVFPKGRRWLSLHSMRGFSSSFRFDNLTHSKTRSLHISITISIDYLALRLNHFKLLRVLDLEKVGFDHLPREIVHLVSLRYLAMIIRTIPKDLPISKLWNLQTFVFPQYFPNTIYLSNEIWEMSQLRHLHSSKIYLSSPPKVSANEVKYRVLENLQSVYGLSSSCCTKEIFEGIKKVKKLGIFDKNDEYDGKSRCLDNLIYLHELEELSIKSYMSSFVRLPRLDSFPPNLKKLTLNGTGLMWKDMTTISMLPKLNVLQLKNGAFRLTTAWEVTEMGFPELKFLLLEELNLVYWIAAEDYFPCLERVIIRNCRYLREIPRGFTDSVTLQQIELHGCIPSLVTFAEQIQKEQLESSGSDMLKVYAFDRIRGHGFKP
- the LOC107830092 gene encoding putative late blight resistance protein homolog R1A-10 isoform X1, whose product is MKDLLKKVKDVAHKVEDEVESHIQREAQKKLLKMLQRVFHLPTKAHERLLKILQRAIKDIDSVNKELMKLRENNMRPGNCSLGASTSSQSHASTLENEMVGYNIEQELILGQLRGHSSQLEVISIFGMGGIGKSTFAKRIFSDPSIVSFFDVRGWIVVSKDYNIRKMLLSLLKDVGMNEEADSKSDGELSNCLQKSDGELEDGLQKIDDALADRLQKSLKGRRYLIVVDDIWSTEAWDEIKLWFPDNSNRSRILLTTRDMNVAQYASFPNDPFPMRLLKPKESWHLFCQKAFGKKGCPTEVENVARVIVENCQGLPLIISVVAGTLSSKKTLDTWREVAQNVSSLVNLDDYERCSGVLASSYSYLPSHLKACFLYFGAFPKANEISVKKLIRLWVAEGLLELKGLKELEKLGSSLLHDLIDKSLVVVSKRSLDGKTKTCRIHDLLHDLCLREAEKENLLYVVNPPISKGHRTVFPKGRRWLSLHSMRGFSSSFRFDNLTHSKTRSLHISITISIDYLALRLNHFKLLRVLDLEKVGFDHLPREIVHLVSLRYLAMIIRTIPKDLPISKLWNLQTFVFPQYFPNTIYLSNEIWEMSQLRHLHSSKIYLSSPPKVSANEVKYRVLENLQSVYGLSSSCCTKEIFEGIKKVKKLGIFDKNDEYDGKSRCLDNLIYLHELEELSIKSYMSSFVRLPRLDSFPPNLKKLTLNGTGLMWKDMTTISMLPKLNVLQLKNGAFRLTTAWEVTEMGFPELKFLLLEELNLVYWIAAEDYFPCLERVIIRNCRYLREIPRGFTDSVTLQQIELHGCIPSLVTFAEQIQKEQLESSGSDMLKVYAFDRIRDTLIRRSRVEEVMEKVEEDSEEN